ATACCATCAATGGCTAAGGTTATGGACACTTATGAGATCCCCAGGTGGTTAACAAAAAGGACGGCCTTATGCCTCGACCTGAACGGTCATAACTTGACGACCGCGGTAATGTCCACATTTAACACAGACATGATGGGAGAGCTTTCTCTCACCGCAGTTTGGACATTCAGATGCTAAAGCTGGCTTAATTGCATGGTGTGACCGACGCATATCGCGACGAGACTTGGATGTTTTCTTCTTTGGAACTGCCATAGCTTATAACCTCAAAACAATAAAAATTCACTGCTGCATCATTAGCGAAAAAATCAACATGCTGCAACCTTTTTGTATGTCATTGCCACGGATTTATGCAAAATCAATCATTTAAGATTTTAATCAACTTTTAAAAGCAGATATTTTAAATGGCTAAGGGCTTGAGTTATAAAGATTTTAAACCAAAAACTGTTCCCGAATAATGCGTTCTTCTAGAGCATGCTCCACATCAAACAACAACATGAAGTGGGCTGTGGGGTCCTCTCTCACCAAAACGTGCCTCACTGCTGAAACTTCTGTAGGACCTGCAACAGCGCTCACTGGACGTTTTTCCGGTTCTAAAACTTCAAACTCTACTACACTTTTATGAGGTAATAAGGCTCCTCTCCATCGACGTGGACGAAAAGCACTAATCGGAGTTAGAGCCAACAAATTAGCATCTAAGGGAATAATTGGACCATGCGCTGATAGGTTATAGGCTGTACTGCCAGCTGGCGTAGCCACCATCACGCCATCGCAAGTTAGTTCTTGGAGACGCACAATTTTATCAATCGAAATTTTAATCTTAGCTGCTTGATGGGTTTGCCTGAAAAGAGAGACTTCATTAATGGCCAGATCAAGAATTTTTTTACCTTTAACTGTTGTAGCTTCCATTAACAAAGGCGTTAGCGTTACGTTTGTTGCATCTTCAAGGCGCTTAATCAAAGTCTTTGGGCGGTATTTATTCATTAAAAAACCTACACTCCCAAAATTGATGCCATAAATGGGTTTGGGCTGATCCCGAGTTTCATGAAGCGTTCGCAACATAAAGCCGTCTCCTCCTAACACTACGAGAACATCCGCATCCTTTGGTTTTATAAAACGATAAAGCTCTTTCAATTCCTTATAGGCTTTTTGAGCCTCAGGGGATTTATCAGCAATGAGCGCTAGAGATCGTCCTGTTGCAGTTATTTTTTTGATCCGAGACATTCTCTTACCGCTTTTGCTAAATTCTGCATAATCTCAAAGTACCCTTGAGGACTTAGAGGAACATCAACGCCCATATAATCAAGAGTTTTTACATTCACATCTAACTCTTGCCCCAACTGATTCACAATTTTAGCAGAAAACTGCGGTTCTGCAAAAAGACAACGAGCGTTTTGATCATTTATTTTTACACGTATTCTGTGCAAACGACCCAAACTTGGCTGCATCCCAGGATCCAGAGTTAACGCCCCTAGAGCATTTAGCTCAAAAGCTTTTTCAAAATATTGATAACCGTCATGCATTACAAAAAATGGCTTATGAGCAACGTTCTTCAAATCAGTTGTAAGTTTAATTTTAAGATTCTTTAATTCGGTCGTAAGCTTCTCTCTATTGGTACGATAAAGCGATTCATATTCTCCATCAAGGGCTATCAATTTTTCTTCAATGAATTTAACAATGATTATAGCATTATCGATATCTAGCCAAAGATGCGGATCAAATGAGCCGTGGTGATGATCATGAAGATCTGATGGTGAATGGTGCCAATCAGCATCTTCTCTTATAGGATATATCTTTAACCCACTTAAGTTTTGAATGGGAAATGTTGTTTTGTTTAAAGCCCTGAGGGGCTTTTCTAAAACTCCTTCCAAATCTGGACCAATCCAAACAATCAAATCAGCTTGATCTAGGAGTTTTAGATGCTGAGGAGTCAATGAAAAATTATGAGGAGATGTATTGGCTTCGACCAATAATTTTGGTGTTCCACGCCCTTCCATTATTCCTAGAACAAGGTCATACAAAGGAGGAATAGTCACAACAACATTTGGCGCCTCATTTGCAACCAAAGATTGCCATGATCCCAAGAAAAAAAGGACAAGAAATATAAACTTAGCTTTGCAAGATAACCAAGCCATGACGCTTTTTACCTGCAGTAAGTTTAAGTCGACCTTTTTCATCAAAATCATCCAATGTAACTTTATAAAACTCATCACTCACAAGCTGATCATTCAAACGTGCGCCACTTCCTTGTATCAAAC
The sequence above is drawn from the Candidatus Nucleicultrix amoebiphila FS5 genome and encodes:
- a CDS encoding NAD kinase gives rise to the protein MSRIKKITATGRSLALIADKSPEAQKAYKELKELYRFIKPKDADVLVVLGGDGFMLRTLHETRDQPKPIYGINFGSVGFLMNKYRPKTLIKRLEDATNVTLTPLLMEATTVKGKKILDLAINEVSLFRQTHQAAKIKISIDKIVRLQELTCDGVMVATPAGSTAYNLSAHGPIIPLDANLLALTPISAFRPRRWRGALLPHKSVVEFEVLEPEKRPVSAVAGPTEVSAVRHVLVREDPTAHFMLLFDVEHALEERIIREQFLV
- a CDS encoding zinc ABC transporter substrate-binding protein, yielding MAWLSCKAKFIFLVLFFLGSWQSLVANEAPNVVVTIPPLYDLVLGIMEGRGTPKLLVEANTSPHNFSLTPQHLKLLDQADLIVWIGPDLEGVLEKPLRALNKTTFPIQNLSGLKIYPIREDADWHHSPSDLHDHHHGSFDPHLWLDIDNAIIIVKFIEEKLIALDGEYESLYRTNREKLTTELKNLKIKLTTDLKNVAHKPFFVMHDGYQYFEKAFELNALGALTLDPGMQPSLGRLHRIRVKINDQNARCLFAEPQFSAKIVNQLGQELDVNVKTLDYMGVDVPLSPQGYFEIMQNLAKAVRECLGSKK
- the rpmF gene encoding 50S ribosomal protein L32 yields the protein MAVPKKKTSKSRRDMRRSHHAIKPALASECPNCGERKLSHHVCVKCGHYRGRQVMTVQVEA